The Pyxidicoccus sp. MSG2 DNA segment AGCCGTCCTCGCGCGCCTCGGTGGGCCGCTACCACATCCTCGACAAGCTGGGCTCCGGCGGCATGGGCGTCGTCTACAGCGCCTATGACCCGGAATTGCACCGGCGCGTCGCCATCAAGCTGCTGCACCCGGACGCCAACACGGTGGCGCGGGCCGACGGTGCGTCGCGCCTGCTGCGCGAAGCCCAGGCCATGGCCCGCCTCTCGCACCCGAACGTCGTCTCCGTCCACGACGCGGGCACCTTCGCCGGGCGCGTCTTCATCGCCATGGAATTGGTGGACGGCCTGTCGCTGCGCCACTGGCTCCGCGCCGAGCACCGCACCTGGCGCGAGGTGCTGGAGGTCTTCCGTCAAGCCGGCCGGGGACTCGTGGCGGCCCATGCGGCGGGCCTCGTGCACCGAGACTTCAAGCCCGCCAACGTGCTCATCAGCCAGGACGGCCGCGCGCAGGTGACGGACTTCGGGCTGGCGCGCACCACCGCGGACATCGAGGCGGCGGAGGCCGGCCGGCGCACCGCGCCCGCGAAGGTGCCCATCCTCCAGGACGACTTCCTGGAGTCGCCCCTCACCGAGGCCGGCCTCGTCATGGGCACGCCCGCGTACATGCCGCCCGAGCAGCACGAGGACGGGCGCACCGACGCACGCGGAGACCAGTTCAGCTTCTGCGCCTCCCTCTACGAGGCCCTCTACGAACAGCTCCCCTTCGAGGGGAAGCGCTCGACGGAGTACCTCCTCGAGGTGAGTGCCGGCCGCGTGCGCCCGCCGCCCCGGGGCAGCCGCGTCCCCGCCTGGCTGTTCCGCGCCGTCTCACGCGGCCTCTCTCCCGCCCCCGAGGCCCGCTACCCGTCCATGGCCGTGCTGCTGGACGCGCTCGGCCAGGACCCGTCCGCGACGTGGCGCCGCGGTGGCGTCGTGGCCGCCGCGGCGCTGCTGCTCACCGTCGCCGTGGGCGTCACGTGGTCGGTGGGCAACCGCGTCAGGCACCGTGCCTCGGCGCCGAGGCGCGACTGGCCGGCGTCTGGGATGCGCAGCGCAAGGCCGACCTCCAGAAGGCCTTCACCGCCACGGGCCGGCCCCACGCGTCCGCGGCCTTCACCCGCGTGGCGGCGGCGCTCGACGGCTTCGCGCGCGAGTGGACCGGCATGCACCGCGAGGCCTGCGAGGCCACCCGCGTACGCGGCCACCAGTCCGACGAGGTGCTGTCGCTGCGCATGGCCTGCCTGGACCGGCGCCGCTCCGCGCTCGACGCGGTGACGGGCGTGCTCGCACAGACGGACGTGGAGTCGCTCGACTCCGCGCTGGACACGGCGCAGCGACTGCCGCCTGTCTCCGGCTGCGCGGACGTGGAGGCCCTGCAACGCGGCCTGCCCGAGTCCCCCGAGCAGCGCGAGCGCGTGCAGGCCCTGCGCGCCCACGTCGACCGCGCCACCGCGCTGGTGGACGCGGGCCGCTACGCCCAGGCCCGGGAAGAGCTGAAGACGGCGCTGGAGCAGTCGCGCGCGTCCGGAGCCCGGCCGGTGCTCGCGGAGGCGC contains these protein-coding regions:
- a CDS encoding protein kinase domain-containing protein: MQPASAARATAPASSAPSHAAAPASSAPSHAAAPASPAPSHTAAPASPAPSSATPPAQVTLIVPPPAPPQGASVRVPPPSQHPGASARPAAPQNASPRAAPPERASPEAPLPPEPFSPADAIPTVPGRKAHADREPSSRASVGRYHILDKLGSGGMGVVYSAYDPELHRRVAIKLLHPDANTVARADGASRLLREAQAMARLSHPNVVSVHDAGTFAGRVFIAMELVDGLSLRHWLRAEHRTWREVLEVFRQAGRGLVAAHAAGLVHRDFKPANVLISQDGRAQVTDFGLARTTADIEAAEAGRRTAPAKVPILQDDFLESPLTEAGLVMGTPAYMPPEQHEDGRTDARGDQFSFCASLYEALYEQLPFEGKRSTEYLLEVSAGRVRPPPRGSRVPAWLFRAVSRGLSPAPEARYPSMAVLLDALGQDPSATWRRGGVVAAAALLLTVAVGVTWSVGNRVRHRASAPRRDWPASGMRSARPTSRRPSPPRAGPTRPRPSPAWRRRSTASRASGPACTARPARPPAYAATSPTRCCRCAWPAWTGAAPRSTR